The uncultured Desulfuromonas sp. genome has a segment encoding these proteins:
- the pbpC gene encoding penicillin-binding protein 1C has protein sequence MRWRWRWALAALAAMAIVIILMAVSYAVVPRPELLGYQSDSRAYVDQDGRLLRLTLAGDERYRLHVALDDVAEPLRQATLLYEDQEFYHHPGVDPLALLRAAWTSYVTRERRVGASTITMQVARLRWRLDTRHLGGKLVQIARAVQLTRHYSKDEIFQAYLNLASYGGNIEGVEAASLIYFDKHAKDLTLPEALSLSVVPQNPVKRNPATVSGRRFLIQARNGLFQRWCEAHPQAVHQQVFFDLPLTFRPLSQLPFLAPHFTTWLDQQLPVFQRGLIETTLNAPVQQIVEQQLTDYLARKATLGFNNGAVLVVNTDTMAIEAMVGSADFTNARIDGQVNGTTAKRSPGSTLKPFVYGLALDQGLIHPLTMLKDAPHRFAGFSPENFDQQFLGPVFARDALILSRNVPATVLQAQLADPGLHGWLQQAGVEGLRNADYYGLALSLGGAELTMTELVRLYALLANGGRNKPLRALQQPPKQPGNALLSPEAAFLVLDMLKDNPPPQRPELIGQVGHGVQVAWKTGTSYAFRDAWAVGVSGPYVIAVWIGYFDGAGNPEFIGRKAAGPLLFNLFDALGHGRGWTATDHFKPGLLNLRKVAVCREDGKLPNPLTPHTVETWFIPGVSPIEVSQLHRAVPINPETGLRACREQPGQTEMKVYEFWPSDLLTIFRQAGVSLAGPPPFEPGCVLDDVAQSGMSPRITSPVAGVAYQLRSDRLDEETLVLTASVDGDVRTLYWFVDDGYIGKCAADQPLVWTPHSGTLTIRVVDDHGRAAQKEIEVGVVRDPR, from the coding sequence ATGAGGTGGCGCTGGAGATGGGCGCTGGCTGCCCTGGCCGCCATGGCCATCGTGATTATTCTGATGGCTGTGTCTTATGCCGTGGTGCCGCGTCCCGAGCTGCTGGGTTACCAGAGTGATTCACGCGCCTATGTGGATCAGGACGGCCGCCTGCTGCGTCTGACCCTGGCCGGGGATGAGCGTTACCGTCTGCATGTGGCGCTGGATGACGTGGCTGAACCCTTGCGTCAGGCGACCCTGCTCTATGAGGATCAGGAGTTTTACCACCACCCCGGCGTTGATCCGCTGGCGCTGTTGCGTGCGGCCTGGACCAGCTATGTCACCCGCGAGCGGAGGGTGGGCGCCTCGACCATCACCATGCAGGTGGCGCGACTGCGCTGGCGGCTCGATACCCGCCACCTCGGCGGCAAGCTGGTGCAGATTGCCCGCGCCGTCCAGCTGACCCGCCATTATTCCAAAGATGAGATTTTCCAGGCCTACCTCAACCTGGCCAGCTACGGTGGTAATATCGAAGGGGTGGAAGCCGCCAGCCTGATCTATTTCGACAAGCACGCCAAAGACCTGACCCTGCCCGAAGCCTTGAGCCTCAGCGTGGTTCCGCAAAACCCGGTCAAACGCAATCCGGCCACGGTTTCAGGTCGGCGCTTTTTGATCCAGGCGCGCAACGGGCTGTTTCAGCGTTGGTGCGAGGCCCACCCGCAAGCCGTGCATCAGCAGGTGTTTTTTGATCTGCCGCTGACATTTCGCCCGTTGTCGCAACTGCCGTTTCTGGCCCCCCATTTTACCACCTGGCTTGATCAGCAACTGCCCGTGTTTCAGCGTGGCCTGATTGAAACCACCCTCAACGCACCGGTTCAGCAGATTGTGGAACAGCAGCTGACCGATTATCTGGCGCGTAAAGCAACGCTGGGTTTCAACAACGGCGCGGTGCTGGTGGTGAATACCGACACCATGGCCATCGAAGCCATGGTCGGATCGGCGGATTTCACCAATGCGCGGATCGACGGCCAGGTCAACGGCACCACGGCCAAGCGTTCCCCCGGCTCGACCCTGAAGCCGTTTGTCTATGGGCTGGCCCTCGACCAGGGTCTGATTCACCCATTGACCATGCTCAAGGATGCGCCGCACCGTTTCGCCGGGTTCAGCCCGGAAAATTTTGATCAGCAGTTTCTCGGCCCGGTGTTCGCTCGCGATGCTCTGATCCTCAGCCGCAATGTTCCGGCCACGGTGCTGCAAGCGCAGCTGGCCGATCCGGGGTTGCACGGCTGGCTGCAACAGGCCGGGGTCGAGGGGTTGCGCAACGCCGATTACTATGGATTGGCCCTGTCGCTGGGCGGCGCTGAGCTGACCATGACGGAGCTGGTTCGCCTCTATGCGCTGCTGGCCAACGGTGGGCGAAACAAGCCGCTACGCGCCCTGCAACAGCCCCCGAAACAACCGGGGAACGCCTTACTCAGTCCGGAAGCGGCGTTTCTGGTGCTGGATATGCTCAAAGATAACCCGCCGCCCCAGCGCCCGGAGCTGATCGGGCAGGTTGGCCATGGCGTGCAGGTGGCGTGGAAGACCGGCACCTCTTACGCATTTCGCGATGCCTGGGCCGTGGGCGTGTCCGGCCCTTATGTGATCGCCGTATGGATCGGCTATTTTGATGGTGCCGGCAATCCCGAGTTCATCGGTCGCAAGGCTGCCGGACCACTGCTGTTCAATCTGTTCGATGCCCTCGGCCATGGCCGGGGCTGGACCGCCACCGATCATTTCAAGCCGGGACTGCTCAATTTGCGCAAAGTCGCGGTATGCCGCGAGGACGGCAAACTGCCCAATCCACTGACACCGCATACCGTGGAGACCTGGTTCATTCCCGGCGTATCGCCGATTGAAGTGTCGCAACTGCACCGCGCCGTGCCGATCAATCCTGAAACCGGGCTGCGTGCCTGCCGAGAGCAACCGGGGCAGACCGAAATGAAGGTGTACGAATTCTGGCCCTCGGACCTGTTGACGATTTTTCGTCAGGCCGGGGTGTCGCTGGCCGGACCGCCGCCGTTTGAACCGGGCTGCGTCCTCGATGACGTGGCCCAGAGCGGCATGTCGCCGCGCATTACCTCGCCGGTGGCCGGCGTGGCTTATCAGCTGCGCAGTGACCGACTCGACGAAGAAACCCTAGTGTTGACCGCCAGCGTCGATGGCGATGTGCGCACCCTGTACTGGTTCGTCGATGACGGGTATATTGGCAAATGCGCCGCAGACCAGCCCCTGGTGTGGACACCACACAGCGGCACGCTGACCATCCGCGTGGTGGATGACCACGGCCGCGCCGCCCAGAAAGAGATCGAAGTCGGCGTAGTGCGCGATCCGCGTTGA
- a CDS encoding alpha-2-macroglobulin has product MKALFRLLGRCVAGLVGSVSWQAPPWLTILNLQRREKPGRFYLRLLLALLVIGGVVGGGIYYAQLPQPLQVVARVDGPGIMANADHATPQPLSIDFVYDDRHLAEGQSVPRGYPSVARIDLVDQPLKSGIRLSPHVSGAWRWRGDKTLEFVPEQPWPAGTEITVIADKSIFSSETRLAHEAITFTTPKLTTHIAAFEFYQDPQQPTIRKAVSTLRFSYPVDADSLKQHLSLKMRPSGTSVETPKQDVDFELTFDKRQREAYIHSVPLDLPDESNVMTLQVTAGVRPQTGGEPSQDEVDDKLLIPDRFSYLKVKQVGSQIVRNEQEEPQQVITLEFTDDIDRDELLSKLRVYFLPNTKAHPFYGPGNVKPEVLQKAPLIGLQMIENPRPASKLYNFVIDVSQGYQLYLHIDSDLTSINHFVCSSAYDTLLRAPNYPQELHIMGEGAMLARSGSHQLSLLARGLEAVQVTVGKLLPNQINHLVSQSRGDIKDGYFTNYNFDEDNITDIDTQILPLKKLHPAKANYAAVDLSRYLPKSAERFGLFFVTARGWDPKYERTVGRADDQRVILVTDLGLLVKDQADNTHQVFVQSIRNGVPVAGAEVSLLGRNGVALFQRTTDRGGHVEFPSTEGFRASQEPTAYVVRYGNDLSFIPFDRRQRQLNYSSFNVGGVRASHRNNDTLNGYVFTDRGIYRPGETAHLGFIVKDEPLNNIENIPVEVAVRSPRGQEVLSQRLMLPKMGFFDQDFSSQLTSETGTYQVALYLVRDNKYRGRVIGSGSFRIEEFQPDTLKIHSRLKDIPSQGWTTAKELTAEVRLENLFGTAAQQRLIRSRIEVRPAVFRFPDYKGYVFTDPFHDPQRKPLYLDETLDDRNTDNDGMANVVIPLDRFDRGTYQLTLTVEGFEPGGGRSVTARNTALISPCELLLGYKSDGSLSYINKETPRIVSLVALNAALQPTTVDNLTVRLIEVETLSTLVKQPNGTFKYQSVQREKPGESSPLALADGTLDYALPTDTPGQFILEISDEQDLKLARIPFTVVGHGNLLGELEHNAELRLELNHPDYHAGDTIEMSITAPYRGAGLITIESDRVHAFKWFKTDTTSTLQTIKVPNDLEGNAYVNVAFVRDAGSKEIFTSPLSHAVQPFTIDRSRRQLQVEMDVPPLARPGKALPVAVKVSKPSRLVVFAVDEGILQVAGYKTPQPLDHFLKKRALEVETLQILDLILPEFDLVKEVSASGGGFADERMKALAANLNPFTRQVEKAAVFWSGIVDAGPDGTTVDFDLPDSFSGNLRVMAVAVGEQALGVTQQDTVVRGPFVITPSVLTQAAPGDRFQMAVGVANVLESSGKGLPVTLSVTSDGPLKVVGSGEQTLPLDEGSEQVAYFDVEVGDEPEAALLTFVARSGDEFSRRRSGVSIRPSVPYRTTMNCEVSDGGSTTFTVPRDLYAALSEQKVAASVSPLVLVEGLSHYLEHFPHGCTEQVVSQVFPLVGLMAHPAFSTGDRGAMQARINAVISRLRNRQLSSGAFCFWPGADEGAAFPSLYVMHFLLECRQLGFTVPRDMLSRGEVYLRDFGYRQANGLDEARLRAYALYLLTRMGQVTTNALVDLHSTLQEKGDKAWRSDLTAAYMAGAYKLLHQDSTAEELIDGYKQHEQDSENFVAFQSPLTLDAQYLFLLCRHFPDKARQFDPEQVLRLVTPVFRGRYNTLSASYTILGLGAYSALVQSQSHDDAIRFVAQDGDQSTVLEHEAGAFAKTQVPLGTDAVKVAAQQVLFTLLSQAGFDRTPPTAVVRDGLEVQRRYVGEDGRELMTLKQGQEVTVEVVIRALGQTRDNIAVIDLLPGGFEVIRDSVPRTAVGWRAAYVDVREDRVVFYGRFDTRARTLRYRAKVTAAGSFVVPAIYAESMYDRSIRASALPGRVEVAPAQ; this is encoded by the coding sequence GTGAAAGCATTGTTCAGGCTGTTGGGACGTTGTGTGGCAGGGCTTGTGGGTTCCGTGAGCTGGCAGGCACCACCGTGGTTGACGATTCTCAATCTGCAGCGCCGGGAGAAACCGGGCCGTTTTTATCTCCGTCTGTTGCTGGCGTTGCTGGTGATCGGCGGCGTGGTCGGCGGTGGCATTTATTATGCTCAACTGCCGCAACCTTTGCAGGTGGTGGCCCGGGTGGATGGCCCCGGCATTATGGCCAATGCTGATCACGCAACACCCCAGCCGCTGTCCATTGACTTTGTCTACGATGATCGCCATCTGGCAGAAGGGCAGAGCGTCCCACGCGGCTATCCCTCGGTGGCGCGTATTGACCTGGTGGATCAACCCCTGAAAAGTGGTATCCGACTGTCACCCCACGTCAGTGGCGCATGGCGCTGGCGCGGCGACAAAACCCTCGAATTTGTCCCGGAGCAGCCCTGGCCTGCGGGCACGGAAATAACGGTTATCGCGGATAAAAGCATTTTCAGTAGCGAAACCCGCCTGGCCCATGAAGCCATTACCTTTACCACCCCGAAATTAACCACCCACATCGCCGCTTTTGAGTTTTATCAAGACCCGCAACAGCCCACCATTCGCAAAGCCGTGTCAACGCTGCGCTTCAGCTATCCGGTGGATGCCGACAGCCTGAAACAACACCTCAGTCTGAAAATGCGCCCGTCCGGCACGTCCGTTGAAACGCCGAAGCAGGATGTCGACTTTGAGCTCACGTTTGACAAGCGGCAGCGCGAGGCCTATATCCATTCGGTGCCGCTCGACCTGCCCGATGAATCCAATGTGATGACCCTGCAGGTCACCGCCGGTGTCCGACCTCAGACCGGAGGCGAGCCCAGTCAGGACGAGGTGGACGACAAGCTGTTGATCCCGGACCGGTTCAGCTATCTCAAAGTGAAGCAGGTCGGCAGCCAGATTGTGCGCAACGAGCAGGAGGAACCGCAACAGGTCATCACCCTGGAGTTTACTGATGACATTGATCGGGATGAATTGCTCAGCAAACTCAGGGTGTATTTCCTGCCGAACACCAAGGCCCATCCTTTTTATGGTCCGGGAAATGTCAAACCTGAGGTGCTGCAAAAAGCGCCCTTGATCGGGCTGCAGATGATTGAGAATCCACGCCCGGCCTCTAAGCTGTACAACTTTGTGATCGATGTCAGCCAGGGCTATCAGCTCTACCTGCATATCGACAGCGATCTGACCTCCATCAACCATTTTGTGTGCAGTTCTGCTTACGACACGCTGTTGCGTGCGCCCAACTATCCACAGGAGCTGCATATCATGGGCGAGGGCGCCATGCTGGCGCGTTCCGGCAGCCATCAGCTCAGCCTGCTGGCCCGCGGCCTTGAGGCGGTTCAGGTCACGGTGGGGAAATTGCTGCCCAACCAGATCAACCATTTGGTTAGCCAGAGTCGTGGTGATATCAAGGATGGCTATTTTACCAACTACAATTTTGACGAAGACAACATTACCGATATCGACACCCAGATCCTGCCCCTGAAAAAATTGCATCCGGCTAAAGCCAATTATGCAGCGGTGGATCTGAGCCGGTATCTGCCCAAGAGCGCAGAGCGTTTCGGGCTGTTTTTTGTCACGGCGCGCGGCTGGGACCCGAAATATGAGCGCACGGTGGGCCGGGCTGACGATCAGCGGGTGATTCTGGTGACCGATCTTGGCCTGCTGGTCAAGGATCAAGCCGATAATACCCACCAGGTGTTTGTCCAGTCGATCCGCAATGGCGTACCGGTGGCCGGGGCCGAAGTCAGCCTGCTCGGTCGTAACGGCGTTGCGCTGTTCCAGCGTACCACCGACCGTGGCGGGCATGTGGAATTCCCGAGTACGGAGGGCTTTCGCGCCTCCCAGGAGCCAACGGCCTATGTGGTGCGCTATGGCAATGACCTGTCGTTTATTCCGTTTGATCGTCGGCAGCGCCAGCTCAATTATTCGTCCTTTAATGTCGGCGGGGTGCGTGCCTCCCATCGCAATAACGATACCCTCAACGGCTATGTGTTTACGGATCGCGGTATTTATCGCCCCGGCGAAACGGCGCATCTCGGCTTTATCGTTAAAGATGAGCCATTGAACAATATCGAGAATATTCCCGTTGAAGTCGCGGTGCGTTCGCCGCGTGGGCAGGAAGTGCTGTCTCAGCGCTTGATGCTGCCGAAAATGGGCTTTTTTGATCAGGATTTCAGCTCGCAGCTGACCTCGGAAACCGGCACCTACCAAGTGGCGCTGTATCTGGTGCGCGACAATAAATACCGCGGTCGGGTGATTGGCTCCGGCAGTTTCCGCATTGAAGAATTCCAGCCGGACACCTTGAAAATTCACAGTCGGCTCAAGGATATCCCGAGCCAGGGGTGGACCACGGCCAAGGAGTTGACCGCCGAGGTGCGCCTGGAAAATCTGTTCGGCACCGCTGCGCAGCAGCGACTGATTCGCAGCCGGATCGAAGTGCGCCCGGCCGTGTTCCGTTTTCCCGACTATAAGGGGTACGTGTTCACCGACCCCTTCCACGACCCGCAGCGCAAACCGCTGTATCTTGACGAAACGCTCGACGACCGCAATACCGACAACGACGGCATGGCCAATGTGGTGATTCCGCTCGACCGGTTTGATCGCGGCACCTATCAACTGACGCTGACCGTCGAAGGCTTTGAGCCGGGCGGCGGGCGTAGTGTCACGGCGCGTAACACCGCGCTGATTTCACCGTGCGAGCTGTTGCTCGGCTACAAAAGCGATGGCTCACTGAGTTACATCAATAAGGAAACACCGCGCATCGTGTCGCTGGTGGCCCTCAATGCGGCATTACAGCCGACCACGGTGGATAACCTGACGGTGCGTCTCATCGAAGTGGAAACCCTGTCCACGCTGGTCAAGCAGCCGAATGGCACCTTTAAGTATCAGAGTGTCCAACGGGAAAAGCCCGGTGAGTCCAGTCCTCTGGCCCTGGCAGACGGGACCCTGGACTATGCCCTGCCCACGGATACGCCGGGGCAGTTCATCCTCGAAATCAGTGACGAGCAGGATTTGAAGCTGGCGCGGATTCCCTTTACCGTGGTTGGCCACGGCAACCTGCTCGGCGAGCTGGAACACAATGCCGAGCTGCGCCTTGAACTCAATCACCCGGATTATCACGCCGGGGACACCATTGAAATGAGCATCACCGCTCCCTATCGTGGTGCCGGATTGATCACCATTGAGAGTGACCGGGTCCATGCCTTTAAGTGGTTCAAAACCGATACCACCAGCACGTTACAGACCATCAAGGTGCCCAACGATCTGGAAGGCAACGCCTATGTCAATGTCGCCTTTGTGCGCGATGCCGGATCGAAAGAGATTTTTACCAGCCCGTTAAGTCACGCGGTGCAGCCGTTTACCATCGACCGCAGCCGTCGTCAGTTGCAGGTGGAAATGGACGTGCCGCCGCTGGCCCGGCCGGGTAAAGCGTTGCCCGTGGCGGTGAAGGTGTCGAAACCCTCACGGCTGGTGGTGTTTGCCGTGGATGAAGGGATCCTGCAGGTGGCGGGCTATAAAACCCCGCAACCGCTGGATCATTTCCTCAAGAAACGGGCTCTGGAAGTTGAAACCCTGCAAATTCTCGATCTGATTCTGCCCGAGTTCGATCTGGTCAAAGAGGTGTCGGCCAGTGGTGGTGGTTTTGCCGACGAACGGATGAAAGCGTTGGCTGCCAACCTGAATCCGTTCACACGGCAGGTGGAGAAGGCGGCGGTGTTCTGGTCGGGCATTGTCGATGCCGGACCTGACGGCACCACCGTTGATTTTGATCTGCCGGACAGCTTTTCCGGAAACCTGCGGGTGATGGCCGTGGCCGTCGGCGAACAGGCCCTCGGTGTCACTCAACAGGACACGGTGGTGCGCGGTCCGTTCGTCATCACCCCGAGTGTGCTGACGCAGGCGGCGCCGGGCGACCGTTTCCAGATGGCTGTTGGCGTGGCCAATGTCCTCGAAAGCTCCGGCAAGGGACTGCCCGTCACCTTGAGTGTGACCAGCGACGGCCCGCTCAAAGTGGTTGGCTCCGGCGAGCAGACGTTGCCCCTTGACGAAGGCAGTGAACAGGTGGCGTATTTTGATGTTGAGGTGGGCGATGAGCCGGAAGCCGCGCTGCTGACCTTTGTCGCCCGCAGTGGGGACGAGTTCAGCCGCCGACGTAGTGGTGTGAGTATCCGGCCTTCGGTGCCGTATCGCACCACCATGAACTGTGAGGTTTCTGATGGCGGTAGTACCACCTTTACCGTGCCACGCGACCTGTATGCGGCGTTGTCTGAGCAGAAGGTTGCGGCCAGCGTCAGTCCGCTGGTGCTGGTGGAAGGCTTGAGCCATTATCTGGAACATTTCCCCCATGGCTGCACCGAGCAGGTGGTCAGCCAAGTCTTCCCGCTGGTGGGCCTGATGGCGCACCCGGCATTTAGCACCGGGGATCGCGGCGCCATGCAGGCGCGTATCAATGCGGTGATTTCGAGGTTGCGCAATCGTCAGCTCAGCAGCGGCGCTTTCTGCTTCTGGCCCGGTGCGGATGAAGGCGCGGCCTTCCCGTCGTTGTACGTCATGCATTTCCTCCTTGAGTGTCGCCAGCTTGGCTTTACCGTGCCGCGTGACATGCTGTCGCGTGGGGAAGTTTACCTGCGTGATTTCGGCTATCGTCAGGCCAATGGCCTGGATGAAGCACGCTTGCGGGCTTACGCCCTGTATCTGCTGACGCGCATGGGACAGGTCACCACCAATGCGCTGGTCGATCTGCACAGCACCTTGCAGGAGAAGGGCGATAAAGCCTGGCGTTCGGACCTTACCGCCGCCTATATGGCCGGAGCCTATAAGCTGCTGCATCAGGACAGCACCGCCGAGGAGTTGATTGACGGCTATAAACAGCATGAACAGGACAGTGAAAATTTCGTCGCCTTCCAGTCGCCGCTGACCCTTGATGCCCAGTATCTGTTCCTGTTGTGTCGGCATTTCCCGGACAAGGCCCGACAATTCGATCCCGAGCAGGTGCTGCGCTTGGTCACGCCGGTGTTCCGTGGTCGCTACAACACCCTGTCGGCCTCTTATACCATCCTAGGCCTTGGCGCTTACAGTGCCCTGGTTCAGTCGCAGAGCCATGATGATGCCATCCGCTTTGTCGCGCAAGACGGCGATCAGTCCACGGTGTTGGAGCATGAAGCCGGGGCCTTTGCCAAGACCCAGGTGCCGTTGGGAACCGATGCCGTCAAGGTCGCGGCGCAGCAGGTACTGTTCACCCTGTTGTCGCAGGCCGGGTTTGATCGCACACCGCCGACTGCAGTCGTCCGCGACGGGCTGGAGGTGCAGCGTCGTTATGTCGGAGAGGACGGTCGGGAGCTGATGACCCTCAAGCAGGGCCAGGAAGTCACTGTGGAAGTGGTCATCCGCGCTCTGGGCCAGACCCGCGACAACATTGCCGTGATTGATCTGCTGCCCGGTGGCTTTGAGGTGATTCGTGATTCAGTGCCGCGCACGGCCGTAGGCTGGCGCGCCGCGTATGTGGATGTGCGCGAAGACCGGGTGGTCTTCTACGGCCGCTTCGATACCCGCGCGCGGACGTTGCGCTATCGCGCTAAGGTGACCGCGGCGGGCAGCTTCGTCGTTCCCGCCATTTATGCCGAATCCATGTATGATCGCAGCATCCGCGCTTCGGCCTTGCCGGGACGGGTTGAGGTGGCTCCGGCCCAATGA
- a CDS encoding FeoA family protein, giving the protein MESSLRTLNVNEKARITQLSASGEMARRLRDMGLVPGTELEVTGRAPLKDPVALRLRDLTLTLRNNEADCIMIERLENN; this is encoded by the coding sequence ATGGAATCGTCACTACGCACCCTCAACGTCAACGAAAAGGCCCGCATCACCCAGTTGTCCGCCTCAGGTGAAATGGCCCGCCGTCTGCGCGATATGGGGCTAGTCCCCGGCACCGAACTCGAAGTGACCGGCCGCGCTCCGCTCAAAGATCCGGTGGCCCTGCGGCTTCGCGACCTGACCCTCACGTTGCGCAACAACGAAGCCGACTGCATCATGATCGAACGATTGGAGAACAACTGA
- a CDS encoding transcriptional regulator: MLSRIERFFWFDHQVRQGNYPNAPKLARQFEISERTAKRDIDALTNQIGAPLEYNATRRGYRYSDASYSLTWTRFSHQEIMAMLILRRMLDSGGASPLSGELNALCEKMLSNLEQCGIDREHLDHCFSANWSHYIPVDETIFQKLGEAVLTRRKVYFSYQSPTRPQPSSRMVHPYHLQHYSGSWYLIGWCEEQQDWRTFQLSRISRLHLTDTPFDYRDPETWQHKIQGACGIFQDQHHQPVTLCFSARRAPFVREQHWCDGQQQVMLDDGRLELTIPVADYREIVMKILQHGAEVEVVSPDDLRQQVVEEIERMSAVYA; encoded by the coding sequence ATGCTGTCCCGTATTGAACGCTTTTTCTGGTTTGACCATCAAGTTCGCCAGGGCAACTATCCCAATGCACCCAAGCTGGCGCGTCAGTTTGAAATCAGCGAACGCACGGCCAAGCGCGATATCGATGCCCTGACCAACCAGATCGGCGCGCCGCTGGAGTACAACGCCACCCGCCGTGGTTACCGCTACAGCGACGCCAGCTACAGCCTGACGTGGACGCGTTTCTCCCATCAGGAGATCATGGCCATGCTCATTCTGCGCCGTATGCTCGACAGCGGCGGAGCGTCGCCGCTCAGTGGCGAACTCAACGCCCTGTGTGAAAAGATGCTCAGCAACCTGGAGCAATGCGGGATTGATCGTGAACATCTCGACCACTGTTTTTCCGCCAACTGGAGTCATTACATTCCGGTGGATGAGACCATCTTCCAGAAGCTCGGCGAGGCGGTGCTGACCCGGCGCAAGGTCTATTTCAGCTACCAGAGTCCCACCCGTCCCCAACCAAGCAGCCGCATGGTTCATCCCTACCATCTGCAACATTACAGCGGTAGCTGGTATCTGATCGGCTGGTGTGAAGAGCAACAGGATTGGCGCACCTTCCAGCTGTCGCGCATCAGCCGGCTACATCTGACCGACACGCCCTTTGATTACCGTGACCCAGAAACCTGGCAACACAAAATTCAGGGCGCCTGTGGCATCTTTCAGGATCAGCACCATCAACCTGTTACTCTGTGTTTCAGCGCCCGACGTGCGCCGTTTGTTCGAGAGCAGCACTGGTGCGATGGCCAGCAGCAGGTCATGCTTGATGACGGCCGCTTGGAACTGACCATCCCCGTGGCCGACTACCGCGAAATCGTCATGAAAATTCTCCAGCACGGTGCCGAAGTGGAAGTGGTGTCGCCCGATGATCTGCGTCAGCAGGTGGTTGAGGAGATTGAGCGGATGAGCGCTGTTTATGCGTGA